TCTTTGATGCACCAGTTGCGTCGTCTACCAGTACGACCATCGCAATCGCCTGGTCAGCGTGACGGATTACAATGCTTCGGACGTCAAACAGCAGCAGGTGGCTTACACGTACGACCTGTTCAACCGGCTGATCGGGCGTAAGCTCGACAGCGACGGGGATGGAACCGTCGACCAGTCTGGAACGTTTATCTACGACGGCGACCAGATCATGCTTCAGATCGACGACAACGGCGAAGTCGATCATCGTCTGTTGTGGCGGGCGAATGTCGATCAGCTTCTGGCCGACGAAAACGCCTCAGGCGATGTCTATTGGGCCCTGACCGATCACCTGAACACGGTCCACGACTGGGCCGAGTACGACG
This window of the Bremerella cremea genome carries:
- a CDS encoding RHS repeat-associated core domain-containing protein, encoding MTDYNASDVKQQQVAYTYDLFNRLIGRKLDSDGDGTVDQSGTFIYDGDQIMLQIDDNGEVDHRLLWRANVDQLLADENASGDVYWALTDHLNTVHDWAEYDDLTDTTSVVNHIAYDAFGNVLSETNATLDTTGFGFTARYFDEATGLQYNTNRWYNAQLGRWMSPDPIGFEAGDENLYRYVGNEVTVFTDPSGLEE